The genomic region CAGGCCGGCATAGAATTTTGGGGTATGTTGTATATTCCAGTTGTGGTGGCCATGACTGCTAACCAAAACGTTGTTGCGGCTCTAAGTGGTGGACCTATGGCCATTTTAGCTGGTGTTTTGTCGGTAGTTGTCGCCTTTGCCTTTATTCCTATCCTTGAAAAAATAGGTGAACCGGGTGTTCCTTTGCCTGATATTACGGAAGAAGAGGAGGTTTAAGCCAGATGATTAAAGATATGATTATTACCATCTTCACGAAAAATGGTTTAGTAATGGCCTTTTTAATTGTTGGTGTGGTCATGTATGTTGCCAGCTTGATTGCTAAGCTTACTAAAGGTAGAATAGCCGGTTCCGCGATTGCTATTTTACTAGGTCTCGTTTTGGCTTATGTCGGTGGGGTAGCCTCCGGTGAAGGAGCAGGTGGTCTGTCCAAGATTCCGCTGTTTTCCGGTTTAGGAGTCATGGGTGGCTCAATGCTGCGGGACTACTGTATTATTTCAACCGCTTTTGGTGCCCGTCTGTCTGAAATTAAAAAGGCCGGTCTGGCCGGTGTTATTTCACTCTTTATCGGTATTATTTCCGCTTTTATAGTGGGAGGAATTTTGGCTTTAATGTTTGGTTATAAAGACGCCGAAAGCATTGCCACTATTGGTGCC from Clostridia bacterium harbors:
- the madL gene encoding malonate transporter subunit MadL; the encoded protein is MAIYGVMLLSVCMFVGVLLGDILGVAVGVNSNIGGVGFAMLFLIILSDYMLERDMLSDKAQAGIEFWGMLYIPVVVAMTANQNVVAALSGGPMAILAGVLSVVVAFAFIPILEKIGEPGVPLPDITEEEEV
- the madM gene encoding malonate transporter subunit MadM — encoded protein: MIITIFTKNGLVMAFLIVGVVMYVASLIAKLTKGRIAGSAIAILLGLVLAYVGGVASGEGAGGLSKIPLFSGLGVMGGSMLRDYCIISTAFGARLSEIKKAGLAGVISLFIGIISAFIVGGILALMFGYKDAESIATIGAGAVTFIVGPVTGAAVGASSEVVALSIAAGVVKSILVMIMTPLVAGVVGLNNAKAAMIYGGLMGTTSGTAAGLAATDARLVPYGAMTATFYTGLGCLMCPSVLYLATKAIFG